ATTCTTGATGAAGTAACTTCTTATTCAGATATAGAGAATGAAAGTAAAATACAAGAGGCCCTTAGAACCCTATTAAAAGATAAAACGGCTATAATTATAGCTCATAGGCTATATACAATAAAGAATGTGGATAAGATTGTGGTTTTAGAAGAAGGAAAAATTGTAGAGCAGGGAGATCATAATTACCTTATGAACAAAAATGGACTATATAGGCATTTGTGGGATATGTATGATTATGAAGTTGCAGAAGTGAAAGGAGGGGCTTAATATGTTGGGAGATATAAAAAAATTATTAGGTGAAGAGAGTAAAAAGCTTAAGAAGCCTATACTTTTATTGACTGTGGATACTTTCTTTAATATGTTTTTTTATTCAATGTTATACTTTGTATTGCTAGATTTGATTAAAGAAGAATTGAGTTTTTCAAAAATTAAGACCTATTCAATGATCATGATACCTGCATTAGTAGGAAGAATGTTAATAAATTCAAAGGGGTATACAGAAATACAGGCTGAAGGAGCACGAGCTATTGAAAGTATGCGTATATCGTTGGGAGATCATATTAGGAATATAAACCTTGGATTTTTTAATAAAAATAGCATAGGGAATCTATCAAACATAATGACTAATGATTTGCAAGATTTTGAAATGGTAATAACCCATAGTACTGGTGATTTGATAAAAACAGTGTTTCTTACTATATATCTTCTCATAATAACATTTTTTATTGACTATAAGCTAGGTTTAATTCAGCTGATGGTAATATGTGTGGCCATGCCTGTTATTTATATAGGAGGTCAGAGGGTTACAACTATAGGAAAGCAAAAGAAAGAAGTTATGAACGAAGTTATATCAAGGTTAGTTGAATACCTTAATGGAATACAGGTATTTAAAGCGTATAACCTGGTAGGAGAAAAGTTTGAAAGACTAGAAAAAGCATTTAGGGATTTTAAGAAAGAAAGTATAAGAACAGAGGTGGCCATTGTACCCTTTGTGTTGATATTTCAAATAATAGTTGATATAAGCTTTCCCCTATTACTTATTATAGCTACAATGAGATTTGGAGAAGGAAGTATTGACAAGAGAGAATTTCTAACATTTATCATAATAAATTTAGCCCTTACAAATATATTAAGAGCATTTGCTGCTCAGTATGGAGTCTTTAGATATCTCAAACTGGCGTCTAAAAAACTAATACAAACATATAATCATCCAGAAATGACCTATACATATGAAGAAGGGAATTTTCAAAATTATGATATTGAATTTGAAAATGTAAACTTTGAATATGAAGAAGGAGAAAATATTATAAATAATTTAAGCTTTCAATCGAAGGAAGGTACAATGACAGCCCTAATTGGGCCTTCGGGTTCAGGAAAAACTACAATTACAAGCTTAATAGCTAGATTTTGGGATGTTAAGGATGGGACTATAAAAATAGGGGGAAAAGATATAAAAGACATAAAACCAGATTCCCTACTAAAACATGTAAGTATGGTATTTCAAGATGTATATCTCTTAAATGACACAATATACAATAATATAAAATTAGGGAATCAAAGGGCAACTAAAGAAGATGTAGTAAGAGCGGCTAAAATTGCGAATTGTCATGAGTTCATAGAGAAGCTAGAAAACAAGTATGATACCATAGTAGGTGAAGGTGGATCTACTTTATCAGGAGGAGAAAAACAAAGAATATCAATAGCTAGGGCAATACTCAAAGATGCACCTATAATATTACTAGATGAAGCTACAGCGTCCCTTGATACAGATAATGAGATAGAAATTAGAAAATCTATAAAAAAACTTACGGCAGATAAAACAGTAATAGTAATAGCACATAGATTAAACACCATTAAAGATGCAGACCAAATCATAGTGTTAAATGAAGGAACTATAGAAGAACAAGGAAGTCATGAGGAATTAATGGAGAATAAAAAGAGATATTGGAACATGTATAATGAAATGGAAAAGGCTAAAAAATGGTCAATTTAATAATGTGGTTGAAAAATAAGAATGATACAGAAGAATCTGTATCATTCTTATTTTTGTAAGAAATTTGAAAGTTTCAACTTACTATAGCAATTTTTCTTCAGAAACTATTTGGCTAATTTCTAAATAAAATAGGAATCTATCATGAGTAGTAAGTTAAATCTTTGATAGAGCATTTGCTAAATCATCTATTAGATCTTTAGAATCCTCAAGTCCTACAGAGATTCTAATAACTCCTAAGGACAGACCCGTTTCTTTAAATGCTTCTGAAGTCATCTCTCGTAAATAGGATATGGCAGGAGCATAGATAAGACTTTCATGGC
This is a stretch of genomic DNA from Anaeromicrobium sediminis. It encodes these proteins:
- a CDS encoding ABC transporter ATP-binding protein — its product is MLGDIKKLLGEESKKLKKPILLLTVDTFFNMFFYSMLYFVLLDLIKEELSFSKIKTYSMIMIPALVGRMLINSKGYTEIQAEGARAIESMRISLGDHIRNINLGFFNKNSIGNLSNIMTNDLQDFEMVITHSTGDLIKTVFLTIYLLIITFFIDYKLGLIQLMVICVAMPVIYIGGQRVTTIGKQKKEVMNEVISRLVEYLNGIQVFKAYNLVGEKFERLEKAFRDFKKESIRTEVAIVPFVLIFQIIVDISFPLLLIIATMRFGEGSIDKREFLTFIIINLALTNILRAFAAQYGVFRYLKLASKKLIQTYNHPEMTYTYEEGNFQNYDIEFENVNFEYEEGENIINNLSFQSKEGTMTALIGPSGSGKTTITSLIARFWDVKDGTIKIGGKDIKDIKPDSLLKHVSMVFQDVYLLNDTIYNNIKLGNQRATKEDVVRAAKIANCHEFIEKLENKYDTIVGEGGSTLSGGEKQRISIARAILKDAPIILLDEATASLDTDNEIEIRKSIKKLTADKTVIVIAHRLNTIKDADQIIVLNEGTIEEQGSHEELMENKKRYWNMYNEMEKAKKWSI